TCGCGGAGAAGAAAGATAGCCAAGAGATTTGCTTCGTCACACGCGGCCGCTACGATGAGTTCGTTCGCAAAGAGCGAGGAACTGAGCAGCATGTAGATACTTCCGGCGAACTCGTCACAACTGAGGGCACGGTCGTTGGCGAGCATCAAGGGATCGAAGGCTTTACGGTAGGACAGAGAAAGGGGCTCGGAGTCGCGCTCGGCGAGCCGAAATTCGTGGTGCGGATCGAAGCCGATTCTCGCCGGGTGGTGCTTGGGGATCGTGAAGAATTGGGACGTAGCAACCTTACTGCTCGCGATTGTAACTGGCTGGTCGACCTCCACTACGTTCCCCAGCGGTGCGAGGTGCAGATCCGTTACAACGCCCCGGCTGCCCCGGCGGAAGTCGAGATTTGCAATGACGGCACGCTAGCGGTGCTGTTCGACGAGCCCCAGTTTGCCGTTGCTCCTGGGCAGGCAGCCGTGGTGTTTGACGGTGATCGGGTCCTGGGAGGCGGGTGGATTGAGTAGTCGGCCTACTTCTCTCGACTCCTACGATCGATTATTCTTCAACAAGTAGAGACTTCCGAATCTGATCGAACAATTTAGGAAATCGATGATGTCCGTTCCTCTCCTCCTTGGAATCGAAACTAGCCAGGTAGTCATTCTTGTTGCCATCGGCTTTGGGCTGTTGATCTGCCTTGTCGTTGTCGGGCTGTTCATCAAGTTTGGGAATCTCTGGTTGCAGGCTTATACATCCAATGCGCGAGTGAGCATGCTAAGCCTGTTGGGTATGACGCTTCGCCAAGTGAACCCGCGGACGATCGTTGATGCGAAAATTCAAGCGATGCAAGCCGGTGTTGGAACCGACGCTCAAACCGGCATCACGACGCAACGACTCGAGGCCCACTATCTGGCTGGTGGTGACGTGCCACGCGTGATCAACGCGATCATCGCGGCTCAGCGGGCGGACATCGATCTTGATTTCGACCGTGCGGCAGCGATTGACCTCGCGGGGCGTGACGTTCTCGACGCGGTGCGGACGAGCGTCTATCCCAAAGTGATCGATTGCCCCGACCCTGAGCGTTCCTCGAAGACGACACTCAGCGCGGTCGCCCGCAATGGTGTCGAATTGAAGATCCGCGCTCGCGTGACGGTGCGGACGAACTTGCAGCAGTTGATTGGCGGTGCCACCGAGGAAACGATTATCGCTCGTGTGGGTGAAGGCATCATTACCTCGATCGGCTCCGCGGAGGATCACCTCGAAGTGATGGAGAATCCAGATCGCATCTCCAAGGCAGTATTGGAACGCGGGCTCGACGCACACACGGCATTTGAAATCGTTTCGATCGATATCGCCGACATCGACATTGGCGAAAACATCGGTGCCCGTTTGCAAGCCGATCAAGCCGAGGCCGATACGCGAATGGCTCAAGCTCGAGCTGAACAACGCAAGGCGAACGCAATGGCCCGCGAACAAGAGATGAAAGCCGACGTGGCTTTGAATCGGGCTCAGGTCGTCCTCGCTCAGGCAGAAGTTCCTCAGGCCATGGCCGATGCGTTCCGTCAAGGGAACCTGGCAACGATCGGGAGTAACGGGGCGGGCTAGGCCGCTAGCGGCTAGAAGACCCCCTCGCCGAAGCCGTCGCTTCTCTTTTCGGTGCCCTGCCCTGCTTGTTTTTTCGTTGGGCTCTTCGTCCCGTCGTGAGCTTCGTCGACTCGATGATTTTCGGTTTTTGGCGTGCGATAGTCGAGGTCGAAGTCGTCGTATCGCGACTTGTAGTTGGGCTGCTTCGCGAGTTCGAGCTCTTCGTAGTAGGCACTGACTACGTGTTCCTGGATCATCTCGCGGCAGGAAGAGTTGATCGGGTGCGCGATGTCCGCGTAGAGCTTGGCCCGACCATCGTTGTCCGTTGGAAGCCGATCTTGCGGGAGCTTCACTCCGCACTGATTACAGTGGGGAGCACGCAGATGGTTCTTCATACCGCATTTAGGACAGTGGGCGGTAAGCTTGCGGCTAGGCATGGCGACGAACGGGCCGCTGGTGCCTTCAATAATCTTTAAATCGCGTACGACGAAGCAATCGTCAAAGGTGATCGAACAGAACGCTTTGAGGCGTTCTCCCGGTTCATCCATGAGCTTGATGCGTACTTCAGTGATGTCCACGGTGGTCTCCCTGCGTGCTTCCTGCCAAGCACGCTAATGGCAAGTCGATGTCGTCCAAACCGTCCCGTGTGTCCTGTCATGTGCTCCGCCAACAGCAGTTTCAGAAACAGTCCCTCGCTGATTGCTACCCTGCATCCAGTCTAAATTACTTCTCAATCTCCCTGCAACGTGATTCGCATGACTCGCACTTCGGCAAAGGCAAAAGAACGCAGAGCCGCTGCCGGTCATCATGCCCCCCCAGGGGTTGGTCTCATTGAGTCTTTGCACAAGACGCTGGAGACTAGGCTCAATTTGGCAAATGACGTCTTGGAAAGAGTTTCGCATCTGACTAGCGGCTTTGTGGAGGCGGCCTCCCCGCAGCAACCCGATGAGTGATTCCAACGCGGTTGTTTTCTTCGCTGTTTCGGGATCGTCGTAGGGCACAGCTTGAAGCGCGGAGAAAGCTTCACGTGTTGAAACCGTTTCCGTCGGCTTAACAACGACAAAGTGAAGCTTTTGTAAACCTCGGACAGCTTGCGTTCGTTCACCCCGTCCTTGGCAGACGGCGGGACCTCCCGCGAGGAAGAAGGGGACGTCGCTGCCGAGTTTTGCGGCTAAGCGGGCGAGCCGCTGGTTTGGGTAGTTAAGTCCCCAAGCACGGTTCGCCAGCATCAAGGCCGCTGCGGCGTCGCTGCTGCCGCCACCCATTCCCGCTTGCGTGGGGATGCGTTTCGTCAGAGTGAAAACGCCCTGAGGAGCGGTGCCAGCCTCTTTGGCGAGCAACTCAACCGCTCGGACAACGAGGTTCGTTTGGTCTGCTGGCGTGTCGCCGGAAGTAGGATTTGTAAGGCGAAAACTAAACGGGGAACTCTCTTTCGATGCAGTGGGTGTCCATGAGAGCGTATCAAACAGGCGAACGGGAACCATCAGGGTTTCCAATTCGTGGAACCCATCGTCACGCTTACCCAGTACCTCAAGAGAAAGAT
The genomic region above belongs to Lacipirellulaceae bacterium and contains:
- a CDS encoding SpoVG family protein, whose amino-acid sequence is MDITEVRIKLMDEPGERLKAFCSITFDDCFVVRDLKIIEGTSGPFVAMPSRKLTAHCPKCGMKNHLRAPHCNQCGVKLPQDRLPTDNDGRAKLYADIAHPINSSCREMIQEHVVSAYYEELELAKQPNYKSRYDDFDLDYRTPKTENHRVDEAHDGTKSPTKKQAGQGTEKRSDGFGEGVF
- the floA gene encoding flotillin-like protein FloA (flotillin-like protein involved in membrane lipid rafts), with translation MSVPLLLGIETSQVVILVAIGFGLLICLVVVGLFIKFGNLWLQAYTSNARVSMLSLLGMTLRQVNPRTIVDAKIQAMQAGVGTDAQTGITTQRLEAHYLAGGDVPRVINAIIAAQRADIDLDFDRAAAIDLAGRDVLDAVRTSVYPKVIDCPDPERSSKTTLSAVARNGVELKIRARVTVRTNLQQLIGGATEETIIARVGEGIITSIGSAEDHLEVMENPDRISKAVLERGLDAHTAFEIVSIDIADIDIGENIGARLQADQAEADTRMAQARAEQRKANAMAREQEMKADVALNRAQVVLAQAEVPQAMADAFRQGNLATIGSNGAG
- a CDS encoding 4-(cytidine 5'-diphospho)-2-C-methyl-D-erythritol kinase, with product MLVSRTLTKSPENWTALAPAKLNLSLEVLGKRDDGFHELETLMVPVRLFDTLSWTPTASKESSPFSFRLTNPTSGDTPADQTNLVVRAVELLAKEAGTAPQGVFTLTKRIPTQAGMGGGSSDAAAALMLANRAWGLNYPNQRLARLAAKLGSDVPFFLAGGPAVCQGRGERTQAVRGLQKLHFVVVKPTETVSTREAFSALQAVPYDDPETAKKTTALESLIGLLRGGRLHKAASQMRNSFQDVICQIEPSLQRLVQRLNETNPWGGMMTGSGSAFFCLCRSASHANHVAGRLRSNLDWMQGSNQRGTVSETAVGGAHDRTHGTVWTTSTCH